From one Culex quinquefasciatus strain JHB chromosome 3, VPISU_Cqui_1.0_pri_paternal, whole genome shotgun sequence genomic stretch:
- the LOC6038862 gene encoding lipase member I encodes MTWFLANYEVSPIGHRLPVTRSGVASESRALQQTFPNNSRIKHTINPTKPMHIIIHGWLDNPNRNWVQATARNLLEHLDTNVCIVGWRNLAHYYYSLTARVHTVKVSNHLTQFITFLNDLGLPLKNITLIGHSLGAHISGQVGHNFHGQIGAIYGLDPPELLFSVARGLQFRLDRSDARYVQMIIVTRNAGGLRRPDGHGNFFPNGGVFPQPNCVLPLFESAEFSDLLFCSHLHVTTLFRLSIVPGNAFVGRECASYGAFLHKRCASDRTNRLGIYSDRSGGDFYLKTTWFSPFVSSKNERFLPKMSV; translated from the coding sequence TGAATCCCGCGCCTTGCAGCAAACATTCCCAAACAACTCCCGGATAAAGCACACCATCAACCCGACCAAACCGATGCACATCATCATTCACGGTTGGTTGGATAACCCGAACCGGAACTGGGTCCAAGCAACGGCCCGTAACCTTCTGGAGCACCTGGACACAAACGTCTGCATCGTTGGATGGCGCAATCTGGCCCACTACTACTACTCCCTGACGGCCCGTGTCCACACCGTCAAAGTGTCCAACCACCTGACCCAGTTCATCACGTTCCTCAACGACCTAGGACTCCCACTTAAGAACATCACCCTGATCGGACACAGCTTGGGGGCGCACATCAGCGGACAAGTTGGGCACAACTTCCACGGCCAAATCGGCGCAATCTACGGACTCGATCCGCCGGAACTGCTGTTCTCCGTCGCCCGAGGTCTTCAGTTTCGGCTGGATCGCAGCGACGCGCGGTACGTGCAGATGATTATCGTCACCAGGAATGCCGGCGGACTTCGGCGGCCGGATGGACACGGGAACTTCTTCCCCAATGGTGGAGTGTTTCCGCAGCCGAACTGCGTCCTGCCGTTGTTCGAAAGTGCTGAGTTTTCCGACCTGTTGTTCTGCAGTCATCTGCACGTTACGACCCTGTTCAGGCTGTCGATAGTGCCGGGCAACGCGTTTGTGGGGAGGGAATGTGCAAGCTATGGGGCGTTTTTGCATAAACGGTGTGCGTCCGACAGGACTAACCGGTTGGGAATCTACAGTGATCGATCCGGAGGGGACTTTTACTTGAAGACGACTTGGTTTTCTCCGTTTGTGAGTTCGAAAAATGAACGGTTTCTTCCGAAAATGTcggtttaa